The window AAAAAATATTATCAGCTATCAATTGTCTACTAAGCAAAAAAACTATATTAATTCACTTTTTTCTGATTAATAAAAACGCTCCAAACGAACCTATAACTGCAAAGCCTATTGCCAAAGACAAAACACTTTTATAGCCCGTATTAAAAGCCAGATAAATAGCTTGATTCATTTGGTGAAAAAGATGGTTGCCATCAGGATATTTCAAAGTGTAGTTTTTAGCGGCTTGAATGACCGTTTTTCCAGAAATAGGGCCAGCAGAATGCAAGGCACTAATCAATTCGTTTTTAGTATTTTTTTGTAAAGCCAGTTTTGCAAAATTATCAGCTACGGCTGGATTATAGCCATCAGTCAGTTTTAATCCCAGCGAAACAATACCGAAACTGACTCCCAATTGTCGAAAAACATTGATTACGCCGCTAGCCATGCCAATGTGTTTTAATTCAACACTGTCCATTGCGACAGAGGACAGCGGCGGATTAATGACCGCGTTGCCAATCCCCATTAGAATAAAGCCCCACACAAAATCAGCGTAGATAACAGTAGTTGAAACTGCTTGATCAATTACAAGAAAACCACCAGCGATCAGTAATAGCCCAGCTGTTATCATCCATTTCTTCGATAAACGATTTGAAAGTATGCCAATGATCGGACCAAGCACCAAGGAAAACAAGCTAATTGCAAGTTGTCTAATTCCAGTCTGGATAGCTGAATAGCCAATATAATTCTGCATCCAGACGGTCAAATAGGTAAAAAAAGCATATAAAGAAGCGCCAAGACAAAAAGCTGCAATAACAGCCCCATCAAAAGACCAAGACTTGAAGATGCTTAGATCGATCATCGGTGACTTTAAAAAATTCTCTAAATATATGAATATGATTAAAAATAAGAAACCCAGTATAAGTGGACCGGCAATATGAATGTTTGTCCAAGACCAAGAAGTATGTAATTCTTTTTGAATTAATCCGATGATCAAAAAGAATATCATAGCAACACTGATCATCATGCCTAACCAATCAATCCGTCCCTTTTCCGATCCGTAACTTTCTTCAATGTAATATACGGATAAAAATAATGCGATTATGCCGACAGGAATATTTATCATAAAAATAGCCCGCCAAGAGATCATCTGAACCAAAAATCCGCCAAGCAGAGGTCCAATTGCCGTTGCAAAACCAATTACCGAACTCCAAATACCAAAAGCAATTCCCCTTTCTTTGCCAGAAAAAGTTGCAGCAACAATAGCCATAGAGATGCTCATCATACCAGCACCGCCGATTCCTTGAATTGCCCGAAAAATATTTAGCTGCATTCCATTTTGTGCCAAGCCTGAAGCCAAAGAACCAAGAGTGAAGACAACAAGTTCAATTAAAAAAACTTTTTTCCTCCCAAATAAATCAGCTAATTTGGATGCTAAAAGCAAAAAGACTGCATAAGATATCGTGT of the Oenococcus sp. UCMA 16435 genome contains:
- a CDS encoding MFS transporter encodes the protein MSLLDVTIVNVALPTIQKDLSESFSNLQWIINAYTISYAVFLLLASKLADLFGRKKVFLIELVVFTLGSLASGLAQNGMQLNIFRAIQGIGGAGMMSISMAIVAATFSGKERGIAFGIWSSVIGFATAIGPLLGGFLVQMISWRAIFMINIPVGIIALFLSVYYIEESYGSEKGRIDWLGMMISVAMIFFLIIGLIQKELHTSWSWTNIHIAGPLILGFLFLIIFIYLENFLKSPMIDLSIFKSWSFDGAVIAAFCLGASLYAFFTYLTVWMQNYIGYSAIQTGIRQLAISLFSLVLGPIIGILSNRLSKKWMITAGLLLIAGGFLVIDQAVSTTVIYADFVWGFILMGIGNAVINPPLSSVAMDSVELKHIGMASGVINVFRQLGVSFGIVSLGLKLTDGYNPAVADNFAKLALQKNTKNELISALHSAGPISGKTVIQAAKNYTLKYPDGNHLFHQMNQAIYLAFNTGYKSVLSLAIGFAVIGSFGAFLLIRKK